One window of the Branchiostoma lanceolatum isolate klBraLanc5 chromosome 3, klBraLanc5.hap2, whole genome shotgun sequence genome contains the following:
- the LOC136429497 gene encoding uncharacterized protein, with the protein MYCFMLQLALGQELANKIIIINTDGGARLRLLPSDDAMLAAITTDAREVVSQFELTGVEIRAAFHSFVSNTEGCTFFTKTCGYDIDRCVFGHFVDCDASEECRRCRRTVGTCQSELHNCRHYHSDSNGYTTINVRMRLRRRLTSSVLRVFVPSAAVVVTSYLQLWMPLRMSDVTGRFTLGVIPYLAMIHQSSGVRMPWISEARAVDIWFGGCLAVITLMLAETALVHFIYSHLLKKEEQKVRDRQLNPPIRIPRPGYSTTPARTLEEQFVHPRPETVPFVSAFDRISRPFKIPRPKLKNPGNVMWHRMRDEKWIVIPRPADADVEDSAEPAPPEDKGNKKANKKAIKKANKKAIKKAEKEAIKSAKKESKREAQPSDTQRPESIPLPTFVGEMNIRRRRQVLRGPDDCQVHLGWELAAGGGWRSVYGTEEVADDIAKTCKPIPRAKPVIGRPRLHGDSDPTNPVITVPVPPEFTAYAFPSIIDPKEEAERREKIEAVTGRIDRVARVVFPVVFVVFCVGFFIYFYFN; encoded by the exons atgtattgtttcatgttgcaattagccctcgggcaagaacttgcaaataaaatcattattatcaatACAGATGGCGGAGCTAGACTACGGCTTCTGCCGTCGGATGACGCCATGCTGGCGGCGATCACGACAGACGCGAGGGAAGTCGTGTCGCAGTTCGAGCTGACCGGAGTGGAGATCCGGGCCGCCTTCCACTCCTTCGTGTCCAATACAGAAG GATGCACCTTTTTCACGAAGACGTGCGGGTACGACATCGACAGGTGTGTGTTCGGGCATTTCGTCGACTGTGACGCGAGCGAGGAATGTCGGCGGTGCCGAAGGACAGTAGGAACCTGCCAGTCGGAGTTACACAACTGCCGCCACTATCACTCAG ATTCCAACGGCTACACCACGATAAACGTGCGCATGCGCCTGCGCCGTCGGCTGACTAGCTCCGTGCTGCGGGTGTTCGTGCCGTCTGCCGCGGTGGTCGTGACGTCATACCTGCAGCTGTGGATGCCGCTGCGCATGTCTGACGTAACGGGCAGGTTCACGCTGGGGGTCATCCCGTACCTGGCCATGATCCACCAGAGCAGCGGTGTGCGGATGCCGTGG ATCTCAGAAGCCCGAGCAGTGGACATCTGGTTCGGCGGGTGCCTGGCTGTCATCACGCTGATGTTGGCGGAGACAGCGCTGGTCCATTTCATCTACTCCCATCTCCTCAAGAAG GAAGAGCAGAAAGTGCGGGACCGGCAGCTGAACCCCCCGATCCGGATCCCGCGTCCGGGGTACTCCACCACGCCTGCCCGCACCTTAGAGGAGCAGTTCGTCCACCCTCGGCCCGAGACCGTTCCCTTCGTCAGCGCCTTCGACAGGATCAGCCGGCCGTTCAAGATCCCCCGGCCGAAGCTGAAGAACCCGGGGAACGTCATGTGGCACCGCATGCGGGACGAGAAGTGGATCGTCATCCCTCGGCCCGCGGACGCCGACGTGGAGGACAGCGCGGAACCGGCGCCACCAGAGGACAAGGGGAACAAGAAGGCCAACAAGAAAGCTATCAAGAAGGCCAACAAGAAAGCCATCAAGAAAGCCGAGAAGGAGGCAATCAAGAGTGCCAAGAAGGAGTCCAAGAGGGAAGCTCAGCCATCTGATACCCAGCGTCCTGAGTCGATCCCGCTGCCGACGTTCGTCGGGGAGATGAACATCAGGCGTCGGCGGCAGGTCCTCCGCGGCCCCGACGACTGCCAGGTGCACCTCGGGTGGGAGCTGGCCGCGGGAGGAGGATGGAGGTCCGTGTACGGGACCGAGGAGGTGGCGGACGACATCGCCAAGACCTGCAAACCCATCCCCAGGGCCAAGCCCGTGATCGGCCGGCCGCGGCTGCACGGTGACAGCGACCCTACCAACCCCGTCATCACCGTTCCCGTACCCCCGGAGTTCACAGCGTACGCCTTCCCGTCCATCATCGACCCTAAGGAGGAGGCAGAGAGGCGGGAGAAGATTGAGGCTGTGACGGGAAGGATCGACAGGGTAGCCCGGGTTGTCTTTCCTGTGGTGTTTGTAGTTTTCTGTGTGGGATTTTTCATCTACTTTTATTTCAATTAG
- the LOC136431265 gene encoding putative ammonium transporter 1, which yields MAANLTTVQALAVLQKNSDQLFLVVTGLFVFFMQAGFGFREAGSVRSKNTTNILVRTMLNVFISGIAYWAIGYAFAYGTPSNFFLGHSNFFLSLPVVDVTHARWFFQFTLAATCVSIVSGALSERVEFAACLVYAMLIAGFLYPVVSHWAWDPTGWLRTGAGDAGLVFPNFSRRLFQDFAGSGVVHMTGGAIALVGAIMVGRRIGRFEGRRAVRIPEHNVPLVSLGTFMMFLGLLAFNVGAQGAISRSGDGEAVSVITVNTVISASMGGLVAMLLKRVGILGKPNWTYLTAANGALTGMVSIAAGCNEVYTWGALVIGTVAGLTYCIWSRLLQALRIDDPVDTIAVHLGGGFWGLVAAPILSRNGIIQEVSTMNLKLFGWNLAGAVAIFGWGVVTAVVIFGIMKCFGALRVDGEVEMQGLDIPKHDEPAYPQDGYGHGWRQGSDRKYAGVNNDGYVTSPGQDGFVTSAVPLSKIAVPEKPRGAAPLAPVIYDDVPYIREMQVSGRAPRDLRDPRDMVLSRDPRDSATYYVNQPYF from the exons ATGGCGGCAAATCTTACGACGGTGCAGGCGCTAGCCGTGCTTCAGAAGAACTCCGACCAACTGTTTCTAGTTGTGACAGGACTATTCGTCTTCT TTATGCAGGCTGGATTCGGGTTTCGAGAAGCCGGATCGGTCAGGAGTAAAAACACCACCAACATCCTCGTCAGGACCATGCTCAATGTCT TCATATCGGGCATCGCCTACTGGGCTATCGGCTACGCCTTCGCTTACGGGACCCCCAGCAATTTCTTCCTCGGCCACAGCAACTTCTTCCTCAGCCTGCCTGTAGTTGACGTGACGCACGCTAGGTGGTTCTTCCAGTTCACCCTGGCGGCCACCTGCGTGTCCATCGTGTCGGGAGCGCTGTCCGAGAGGGTCGAGTTCGCCGCCTGTCTGGTGTACGCCATGCTCATAGCCG GATTCCTGTACCCGGTGGTGAGCCACTGGGCGTGGGATCCCACCGGCTGGCTGCGGACCGGGGCAGGGGACGCCGGCCTGGTCTTCCCG AACTTTTCCAGGCGGCTGTTCCAGGACTTTGCGGGAAGCGGTGTAGTTCACATGACAGGGGGCGCTATTGCACTGGTGGGCGCCATCATGGTCGGGCGGCGGATCGGAAGGTTTGAGGGGCGGAGGGCAGTCAGAATCCCCGAGCACAACGTGCCG CTGGTGTCGCTTGGGACCTTCATGATGTTCCTGGGACTGCTGGCCTTTAACGTGGGCGCACAGGGCGCTATCTCCCGGTCAGGGGACGGGGAGGCCGTGTCTGTCATCACTGTCAACACCGTCATCTCAGCTTCCATGGGAG GACTCGTCGCCATGTTGTTGAAGCGGGTTGGCATCCTGGGTAAACCCAACTGGACCTATCTGACCGCCGCTAACGGGGCTCTCACCGGCATG gtgtccaTCGCTGCGGGGTGTAACGAGGTGTACACCTGGGGTGCGCTGGTGATCGGGACCGTTGCCGGACTGACGTACTGTATATGGAGCCGGCTGCTGCAGGCCCTCAGGATAGACGACCCCGTGGACACCATCGCAG TGCACCTCGGTGGCGGTTTCTGGGGCCTGGTGGCGGCCCCCATCCTGTCACGGAATGGTATCATCCAGGAGGTCAGCACCATGAACCTCAAG CTGTTCGGTTGGAACCTTGCCGGGGCCGTGGCCATCTTCGGCTGGGGCGTCGTCACGGCTGTCGTCATCTTCGGCATCATGAAGTGTTTCGGCGCGCTGCGGGTGGACGGGGAGGTGGAGATGCAAG GGTTAGACATCCCTAAGCATGACGAGCCGGCCTACCCCCAGGACGGGTACGGTCACGGGTGGCGTCAGGGGTCCGACAGGAAGTACGCAGGCGTCAACAACGACGGGTACGTCACTTCCCCCGGACAAGACGGTTTCGTCACATCCGCCGTGCCTCTCAGCAAAATAGCAGTTC CGGAGAAGCCACGCGGGGCGGCCCCGCTGGCCCCGGTCATTTATGACGACGTTCCCTACATCCGGGAGATGCAGGTGTCTGGACGGGCACCACGTGACCTGCGCGACCCACGCGACATGGTGCTATCACGTGACCCACGTGACAGTGCCACTTACTACGTAAACCAGCCGTACTTCTAG
- the LOC136431266 gene encoding uncharacterized protein: protein MESASKSSRRQSLVDVEAWLSTQESDACYADISDDRSFDIASSVATPSGASAQYGTPTASTLGTLSDESASTYASGRSDVTGSFTPRSTKAEEARAKSPVGASDRGESMPSSVKELHSTQVESGEKAVTSVRASEPDGKVKHVTTPIPAKKDDPQASKQPYENRVAKRNSMVGLFPCTSLTPPEDRVQEKVRDSHRVLPFSAFVSANQRQVPAPDMTSSPPGGFSFPAARTTENRKGIEFGRRVAAPILQGTTRLPFLPAAGSNWATLQKRAGERLRSYLQLARPLLKRSLVTSATVLSLGLVLVLLAMLFLPREANLELRSALSSYAAGSHVFRVKNFGLPPT from the exons ATGGAGAGCGCCAGCAAAAGCAGCCGCCGACAATCTCTCGTCGACGTCGAGGCCTGGCTGTCCACACAGGAATCCGACGCCTGTTACGCCGATATCAGCGATGACCGCAGCTTTGATATCGCCTCCTCGGTTGCCACGCCCTCTGGCGCCAGTGCGCAGTATGGCACCCCAACTGCTTCCACACTCGGCACGCTGTCCGACGAAAGTGCGTCTACCTACGCCAGTGGTCGCAGCGACGTGACGGGCAGTTTTACACCTCGCAGTACGAAAGCTGAGGAGGCCAGGGCTAAAAGTCCTGTCGGCGCTTCAGATCGTGGAGAAAGCATGCCCTCTAGCGTCAAAGAACTGCACTCCACCCAGGTGGAGTCCGGCGAAAAGGCAGTGACAAGTGTTCGTGCCAGTGAGCCTGACGGAAAGGTAAAGCACGTAACCACTCCAATCCCTGCCAAAAAAGATGACCCACAAGCGTCTAAGCAGCCATACGAGAATCGTGTCGCCAAGAGAAATTCCATGGTCGGCCTGTTCCCCTGCACGTCTTTAACGCCGCCAGAAGACCGCGTGCAAGAAAAGGTTCGCGACAGTCACCGCGTTCTCCCCTTCTCAGCGTTTGTGTCGGCGAATCAGAGGCAGGTCCCAGCACCAGACATGACATCATCGCCCCCTGGCGGCTTCAGCTTCCCTGCAGCTCGCACGACAGAGAACAGGAAAGGTATAGAGTTTGGCAGAAGAGTTGCCGCCCCAATACTCCAGGGCACAACCAGGCTGCCCTTTTTACCAGCCGCAGGTTCTAACTGGGCTACACTGCAGAAAAGAGCTGGAGAAAGATTGAGGTCCTACTTGCAACTGGCTAGACCCTTACTGAAGAG ATCGCTGGTGACGTCGGCCACCGTGCTGTCGTTAGGTCTCGTACTGGTGTTGCTCGCCATGCTGTTCCTGCCACGAGAGGCCAACCTGGAGCTGAGATCAGCGCTGTCAAGCTACGCCGCCGGTAGTCACGTGTTCAGAGTCAAGAACTTCGGTCTGCCACCTACATAG